The Mycolicibacterium mageritense genome contains a region encoding:
- a CDS encoding sugar ABC transporter substrate-binding protein, producing MRFTRLAAVAAAGVLALGACSSTGGKPQSNGGGMGGGTADTPRVTIAMITHEVPGDSFWDLVRKGAETAAKKDNIELRYSNDPEAPNQANLVQTAIDSGVKGIAVTLAKPDAMKPAIENATAKGIPVVAFNAGLDAWQKLGVKEYFGQDGYIAGQEAGRRLAAEGAKKVICVIQEQGHVDLEARCAGVKNTFPAVEVLNVNGKDMPSVESTITAKLQQDPSIDTVLTLGAPFALTAVQSVKNAGSKAKVATFDTNAALVDAIQNGDVQWAVDQQPFLQGYLAVDSLWLYLNNGNVIGGNQPTLTGPSFIDKTNIDAVAEYAKNGTR from the coding sequence ATGAGGTTCACTCGGCTCGCGGCGGTAGCTGCGGCGGGCGTGCTCGCGTTGGGCGCGTGTTCCAGCACCGGCGGAAAGCCGCAGAGCAACGGCGGCGGCATGGGTGGCGGCACGGCTGACACCCCGCGGGTGACCATCGCGATGATCACCCACGAGGTGCCGGGCGACTCCTTCTGGGACTTGGTGCGCAAGGGCGCCGAGACCGCGGCAAAGAAGGACAACATCGAACTGCGCTACTCGAACGACCCCGAGGCGCCCAACCAGGCGAACCTCGTGCAGACTGCGATCGACAGCGGGGTCAAGGGCATCGCGGTGACCCTGGCCAAGCCTGACGCCATGAAGCCGGCCATCGAGAACGCCACCGCCAAGGGGATTCCGGTGGTCGCGTTCAACGCAGGCCTCGACGCGTGGCAGAAGCTGGGCGTCAAGGAGTACTTCGGCCAGGACGGCTACATCGCCGGCCAGGAAGCCGGGAGGCGCTTGGCCGCGGAGGGCGCCAAGAAGGTCATCTGCGTCATCCAGGAGCAGGGCCACGTCGACCTCGAAGCCCGGTGTGCAGGCGTCAAGAACACCTTCCCGGCCGTCGAGGTGCTCAACGTCAACGGCAAGGACATGCCGTCGGTCGAATCGACCATCACCGCCAAGCTCCAACAGGATCCGAGCATCGACACGGTCCTGACTCTCGGTGCGCCGTTCGCACTCACCGCGGTGCAGTCGGTGAAGAACGCGGGCAGCAAGGCGAAGGTCGCGACCTTCGACACCAATGCCGCACTGGTCGACGCCATCCAGAACGGCGACGTCCAATGGGCCGTCGACCAGCAGCCGTTCCTTCAGGGCTACCTCGCGGTCGATTCGCTGTGGCTCTACCTCAACAACGGAAACGTGATCGGCGGTAACCAGCCGACGCTCACCGGGCCGTCGTTCATCGACAAGACCAACATCGATGCGGTGGCCGAGTACGCGAAGAACGGGACACGCTAG
- a CDS encoding ATP-binding cassette domain-containing protein: protein MSTTAEAPIAETPSGGETPLVELKHVGKSYGNIIALADINLRVGAGEVTGVLGDNGAGKSTLIKIIAGLHKPTEGELLIDGKATVFESPKDSLNAGIATVYQDLAVVSLMPVWRNFFLGNELRKKGIFKSLDISAMRATTISELHKMGIDLPDVDAPIGSLSGGQRQCVAIARAIFFGARVLILDEPTAALGVKQSGMVLRYITAAKEQGFGVIFITHNPHHAHMVGDHFVLLNRGRQKLDCTYDEITLEHLTQEMAGGNELEALSHELGRK from the coding sequence ATGAGCACAACTGCGGAAGCCCCGATCGCCGAGACCCCGTCGGGCGGCGAAACCCCGCTTGTCGAACTCAAACACGTCGGCAAGAGCTACGGAAACATCATCGCCCTGGCGGACATCAACCTGCGGGTCGGTGCCGGCGAGGTGACCGGCGTGCTCGGTGACAACGGTGCGGGCAAGTCGACCCTGATCAAGATCATCGCCGGGCTGCACAAGCCGACCGAGGGCGAACTGCTCATCGACGGCAAGGCCACGGTGTTCGAGTCGCCCAAGGATTCGCTCAACGCCGGCATCGCCACGGTGTACCAGGATCTCGCGGTGGTGTCCTTGATGCCGGTGTGGCGCAACTTCTTCCTCGGCAACGAGTTGCGCAAGAAGGGCATCTTCAAATCGCTCGACATCTCCGCGATGCGTGCGACGACCATCTCCGAACTGCACAAGATGGGTATCGACCTGCCCGATGTCGACGCGCCCATCGGGTCGCTGTCGGGTGGTCAGCGTCAGTGCGTCGCGATCGCGCGGGCCATCTTCTTCGGCGCCCGGGTGCTGATCCTCGACGAGCCCACCGCCGCACTGGGCGTCAAGCAATCCGGCATGGTGCTGCGCTACATCACCGCGGCCAAGGAGCAGGGGTTCGGTGTCATCTTCATCACCCACAACCCGCACCACGCGCACATGGTGGGGGACCACTTCGTGTTGCTCAACCGCGGCAGGCAGAAGCTGGACTGCACGTACGACGAGATCACGCTGGAACACCTCACGCAGGAGATGGCGGGCGGCAACGAACTCGAGGCGCTGAGCCACGAACTGGGCCGCAAGTAG
- a CDS encoding ABC transporter permease produces MTTQADLNLETHKVVRDERVKEQNKLQRLLIRPEMGAAIGAIGIFVLFLIVAPPFRTPEALATVLYASSTIGIMAVGVGVLMIGGEFDLSSGVAVTTASLAASMLSYNLHLNLWTGAALALVIALAVGFFNGYMVMKTKIPSFLITLSSFFMLTGINLAVTKLLSGQVATPSVSDMQGFDSGRAVFASSFTVFGVSVRITVVWWILFTALATYVLFKTRVGNWIFAVGGNQDSARAVGVPVTKVKIGLFMVVSFCAWFVGMHLLFAFNTVQSGQGIGNEFFYIIAAVVGGCLLTGGYGTAIGTLIGAFIFGMTNQGIVYAGWNPDWFKFFLGAMLLFAVIANNVVRNYAAKR; encoded by the coding sequence ATGACTACCCAGGCAGACCTCAATCTCGAGACCCACAAGGTCGTCCGAGACGAACGCGTCAAGGAACAGAACAAGCTGCAGCGCTTGCTGATCCGCCCCGAGATGGGCGCGGCGATCGGCGCGATCGGCATCTTCGTGCTGTTCCTCATCGTGGCTCCGCCGTTCCGTACCCCGGAGGCACTCGCGACCGTGCTGTACGCGAGCTCGACGATCGGCATCATGGCCGTCGGGGTGGGCGTGCTGATGATCGGCGGTGAGTTCGATCTGTCGTCGGGCGTCGCGGTCACCACGGCGTCGCTGGCCGCCTCGATGCTGAGCTACAACCTGCACCTCAATCTGTGGACCGGTGCGGCGCTCGCGTTGGTCATCGCGCTGGCCGTCGGGTTCTTCAACGGCTACATGGTGATGAAGACCAAGATTCCGTCGTTCTTGATCACGCTCAGCTCGTTCTTCATGCTGACGGGCATCAATCTCGCAGTGACCAAGCTGCTTTCGGGGCAGGTAGCGACCCCCAGCGTATCGGACATGCAGGGCTTCGATTCCGGCCGGGCAGTGTTCGCGTCGTCGTTTACGGTGTTCGGGGTTTCGGTGCGGATCACCGTGGTGTGGTGGATCCTGTTCACCGCACTCGCCACCTATGTGTTGTTCAAGACCCGGGTGGGGAACTGGATTTTCGCGGTCGGCGGCAATCAGGACAGTGCCCGCGCAGTCGGTGTGCCGGTCACCAAGGTCAAGATCGGCCTGTTCATGGTCGTCAGCTTCTGCGCCTGGTTCGTCGGCATGCACCTGTTGTTCGCGTTCAACACCGTGCAGTCCGGTCAGGGTATCGGCAACGAGTTCTTCTACATCATCGCGGCCGTGGTCGGCGGCTGCCTGTTGACAGGTGGTTACGGAACCGCCATCGGCACCCTGATCGGCGCGTTCATCTTCGGCATGACCAACCAGGGCATCGTCTACGCGGGGTGGAACCCGGACTGGTTCAAGTTCTTCCTCGGCGCGATGCTGCTGTTCGCGGTGATCGCCAACAACGTCGTCCGCAACTACGCAGCGAAAAGGTAA
- the iolB gene encoding 5-deoxy-glucuronate isomerase, with amino-acid sequence MNSKWYIPARSATAPYTVDVTPESAGWAESSLQVVELAESGSIALATGQTEVMILPLAGGGTVECGGTTFELTPRGSVFDGPADMVYLGIDQPYTLTGHGRIAICGARAKRSFPNRRVAAADVAVELRGAGNCSRQVHNFGTATAFEADSLIACEVITPGGNWSSYPAHKHDEDTEVETQLEEIYYFEIDDSPAGTPGFGYHRVFGTPQRPIEVLEEVRSGDVVLVPHGYHGPSIAAPGHHMYYLNVMAGSGPNRAWLICDDPNHTWLRGSWEHQEIDPRLPFGTGSREGA; translated from the coding sequence ATGAACAGCAAGTGGTACATCCCGGCCCGCAGCGCCACGGCCCCCTACACGGTCGACGTCACCCCCGAGTCGGCCGGCTGGGCCGAATCTTCGCTGCAGGTCGTCGAACTCGCGGAGTCCGGCTCGATCGCACTGGCCACCGGCCAGACCGAGGTGATGATCCTCCCCCTCGCGGGCGGCGGCACAGTCGAGTGCGGCGGGACGACGTTCGAACTCACGCCGCGCGGATCGGTGTTCGACGGGCCCGCCGACATGGTCTACCTCGGCATCGACCAGCCCTACACGCTGACCGGTCACGGCCGCATCGCGATCTGCGGGGCCCGCGCCAAACGGTCGTTCCCCAACCGTCGGGTCGCCGCGGCCGATGTGGCCGTCGAACTGCGCGGGGCGGGCAACTGCAGCAGGCAGGTGCACAACTTCGGCACCGCGACCGCGTTCGAGGCCGACTCGCTGATCGCGTGCGAGGTCATCACTCCCGGTGGCAACTGGTCGAGCTACCCGGCGCACAAGCACGACGAGGACACCGAGGTGGAGACCCAGCTGGAGGAGATCTACTACTTCGAGATCGACGACAGTCCCGCGGGTACACCGGGGTTCGGCTACCACCGGGTGTTCGGCACGCCGCAGCGGCCGATCGAGGTGCTTGAAGAGGTGCGCAGCGGCGACGTCGTCCTGGTGCCGCACGGTTACCACGGACCGTCTATCGCAGCACCCGGGCACCACATGTACTACCTCAACGTGATGGCCGGCTCCGGTCCCAACCGGGCGTGGCTGATCTGTGACGACCCGAACCACACCTGGCTGCGGGGCAGCTGGGAACACCAGGAAATCGACCCCCGGCTGCCGTTCGGCACCGGCTCTCGCGAAGGAGCCTGA
- a CDS encoding sugar phosphate isomerase/epimerase family protein, which translates to MSKILVGSAPDSWGVWFPDDPKQTPYTRFLDEVAESGYEWIELGPFGYLPTDPQQLLDELGSRNLKLSAGTVFEHLHQDDSWDAVWSQIEDVAKLTAAVGGKHVVVIPEMWRDPATGAVLEDRNLTPEQWLKKTRGMNELGKAMFEKYGVRAQYHPHADSHVDTEENVYRFLDGTDGEFVNLCLDTGHISYCGGDNIAIIRRAPERIGYLHLKQVDPEVRAKVEAEDLPFGEAVKLGAMTEPPLGIPEMPPLLAEIEKLGIDVFAIVEQDMYPCEPDAPLPIAKRTQSYLGSCGVPSVKFR; encoded by the coding sequence GTGAGCAAGATTCTCGTCGGTTCTGCACCCGACTCGTGGGGCGTCTGGTTCCCCGACGACCCCAAGCAGACGCCGTACACCCGGTTCCTCGACGAGGTCGCCGAATCCGGTTACGAGTGGATCGAACTGGGGCCGTTCGGTTATCTGCCGACCGATCCGCAGCAACTGCTCGACGAGCTGGGTTCGCGCAACCTCAAGCTCTCGGCCGGAACGGTGTTCGAGCACCTGCACCAGGATGATTCCTGGGACGCCGTCTGGAGCCAGATCGAGGACGTCGCAAAGCTCACCGCGGCGGTCGGCGGCAAGCACGTCGTCGTGATCCCGGAGATGTGGCGCGATCCCGCAACGGGCGCCGTGCTCGAGGACCGCAACCTCACCCCCGAACAATGGCTCAAGAAGACCCGGGGCATGAACGAACTGGGCAAGGCCATGTTCGAGAAGTACGGTGTGCGTGCGCAATACCATCCGCACGCCGACAGCCACGTCGACACCGAGGAGAACGTCTACCGCTTCCTCGACGGCACCGATGGTGAGTTCGTCAACCTGTGCCTCGACACCGGGCACATCAGCTATTGCGGCGGCGACAACATCGCGATCATCCGCCGCGCCCCCGAGCGGATCGGTTACCTGCACCTCAAGCAGGTCGATCCCGAGGTCCGCGCCAAGGTCGAGGCCGAGGATCTGCCGTTCGGTGAAGCCGTCAAGCTGGGCGCCATGACCGAACCACCGCTGGGCATCCCGGAGATGCCGCCGCTGCTCGCCGAGATCGAGAAGCTCGGCATCGACGTGTTCGCGATCGTCGAGCAGGACATGTATCCCTGCGAGCCCGACGCCCCGCTGCCCATCGCCAAGCGGACCCAGTCCTACCTGGGATCGTGCGGTGTTCCGTCCGTGAAGTTCCGCTAG
- a CDS encoding Cgl0159 family (beta/alpha)8-fold protein: MSNPVCRSYAEITEVRAADPAAVATAWQNRTTRPTVRGDGNLMIVAADHPARGALAVGSRPTAMNSRIDLLDRLRTALADPGVDGVLATSDILDDLVLLGALEDKVVFSSFNRGGLAGAAFELDDRMTGATAASTAAAKMNGGKMLCRIDLDDPGTVSTMVACAQAIDALAAAGLIAMLEPFLSTRVDGKVRNDLSPDAVIKSVHIGQGLGSTSAYTWMKLPVVPEMDRVMESTTMPTLLLGGDPTDPDEAFASWEKALTLPSVRGLIVGRTLLYPADDDVASAVATAVKMVR, encoded by the coding sequence ATGTCTAACCCTGTGTGCCGGAGCTACGCCGAGATCACCGAAGTGCGGGCGGCCGATCCCGCGGCGGTGGCGACGGCCTGGCAGAACCGCACGACCCGGCCCACGGTGCGGGGCGACGGCAACCTGATGATCGTCGCCGCCGACCACCCGGCGCGCGGAGCGCTCGCCGTCGGTTCCCGGCCGACCGCGATGAACAGCCGCATCGACCTGCTGGACCGGTTACGCACCGCGCTGGCCGATCCCGGCGTCGACGGTGTGCTCGCCACGTCCGACATCCTCGACGACCTCGTGCTGCTCGGCGCGCTCGAAGACAAGGTGGTGTTCTCGTCGTTCAACCGCGGCGGGCTGGCCGGCGCGGCGTTCGAACTCGACGACCGCATGACCGGCGCCACCGCGGCTTCGACCGCTGCCGCGAAGATGAACGGCGGAAAGATGTTGTGCCGCATCGATCTCGATGATCCCGGGACGGTGTCCACCATGGTGGCGTGCGCGCAGGCCATCGACGCTCTCGCCGCGGCCGGGCTGATCGCGATGCTCGAACCGTTCCTGTCGACCCGCGTCGACGGCAAGGTGCGCAACGACCTGTCCCCCGACGCCGTGATCAAATCCGTGCACATCGGCCAAGGCCTCGGATCCACGTCGGCCTACACCTGGATGAAGCTGCCGGTGGTACCCGAGATGGATCGCGTCATGGAGTCCACGACCATGCCGACATTGCTGCTCGGCGGTGATCCGACCGACCCCGACGAGGCATTCGCGAGTTGGGAGAAGGCACTGACGCTGCCGTCGGTGCGCGGGCTGATCGTCGGCCGCACGCTGCTCTATCCCGCCGACGACGACGTCGCCTCGGCGGTCGCGACCGCAGTGAAGATGGTGAGGTGA
- the iolD gene encoding 3D-(3,5/4)-trihydroxycyclohexane-1,2-dione acylhydrolase (decyclizing): protein MVSTAPKSTEKLVDTEATVRLTVAQATIRFLANQYVERDGERAKFFAGCFGIFGHGNVAGLGQALLQDEVEAHEAGREPGLKYVLGRNEQAMVHSAVAYARQKDRLQAWAVTASVGPGSTNMLTGAALATINRLPVLLLPADTFATRVSAPVLQELELPSSGDVTVNDAFKPLSRYFDRVWRPEQLPAALLGAMRVLTDPVETGAATVAIPQDVQAEAHDWPESLFAERTWHVARPLPERAVIARAAEVIRAAAKPLIVAGGGVIYSGASDALAAFCEQTGIPVGESQAGKGSLPFDHPQEVGAIGSTGTTAANALASEADVVIGIGTRYSDFTSASRTAFNNPDVRFVNINVASLDSVKQGGISVVSDAREALEALATAVGDYTVSAEYRARTTELAKEWNDTVSSVYATSDDGAALNQNQVIGLVNTLSDPRDVVVCAAGSMPGDLHKLWRTRDRKGYHVEYGYSCMGYEIAGGIGVRMAAPDRDVFIMVGDGSYLMMATELVTAVQESVKVIPVLVQNHGFASIGGLSESVGSQRFGTAYRYRSPDGRLDGAKLPVDLAANAASLGADVIKVSTAAEFADAVKVAKAAERTTVIHVETDPMVFAPDSHSWWDVPVSEVSSLESTRAAYERYADWKKVQRPLVNPSDR, encoded by the coding sequence GTGGTATCCACCGCACCGAAGTCGACAGAGAAGCTGGTCGACACCGAGGCCACCGTGCGACTCACGGTGGCCCAGGCCACGATTCGCTTCCTGGCCAATCAGTACGTGGAACGCGACGGCGAGCGAGCCAAGTTCTTCGCCGGTTGCTTCGGCATCTTCGGCCACGGCAACGTGGCCGGGCTGGGGCAAGCGCTCCTGCAGGACGAGGTGGAAGCACACGAGGCCGGCCGGGAACCCGGGCTCAAGTACGTGCTGGGCCGCAACGAACAAGCCATGGTGCACAGCGCCGTCGCCTACGCCCGGCAGAAGGACCGGCTACAGGCGTGGGCCGTGACCGCCAGTGTCGGACCCGGCTCCACCAACATGCTCACCGGCGCCGCGCTGGCCACCATCAACCGCCTGCCGGTGCTGCTGCTGCCTGCCGACACGTTCGCGACCCGGGTCAGCGCGCCGGTGTTGCAGGAACTCGAGCTGCCGTCGTCGGGCGATGTCACGGTCAACGACGCGTTCAAACCGCTGTCCCGGTACTTCGATCGCGTCTGGCGGCCCGAGCAGCTGCCCGCGGCCCTCCTCGGTGCCATGCGCGTGCTCACCGATCCCGTCGAGACCGGCGCCGCGACGGTCGCCATTCCGCAGGATGTGCAGGCCGAGGCGCACGACTGGCCGGAATCGCTGTTCGCCGAACGCACCTGGCACGTGGCCCGCCCGCTGCCCGAGCGCGCGGTGATCGCGCGGGCCGCCGAGGTGATCCGGGCGGCCGCCAAGCCGCTGATCGTCGCCGGTGGCGGCGTCATCTATTCCGGAGCCTCGGATGCGCTCGCGGCCTTCTGCGAGCAGACCGGCATCCCGGTCGGTGAGAGCCAGGCCGGCAAAGGATCGCTGCCGTTCGACCATCCGCAGGAGGTCGGTGCGATCGGGTCGACCGGCACCACCGCCGCCAACGCGCTTGCGTCGGAGGCCGACGTCGTGATCGGGATCGGCACCCGGTACAGCGATTTCACGTCGGCATCGCGCACGGCGTTCAACAACCCCGACGTTCGGTTCGTCAACATCAATGTGGCGTCGCTGGATTCGGTCAAACAGGGCGGCATCAGTGTGGTGTCGGACGCCCGGGAGGCCCTCGAGGCGCTGGCCACGGCCGTGGGCGACTACACCGTGAGCGCCGAATACCGGGCCCGCACCACCGAACTCGCCAAGGAGTGGAACGACACCGTTTCGTCGGTGTACGCGACGTCCGACGACGGCGCGGCGCTGAACCAGAACCAGGTGATCGGCCTGGTGAACACGCTCTCGGATCCGCGGGACGTGGTGGTGTGCGCAGCCGGATCGATGCCCGGAGACCTGCACAAGCTGTGGCGGACCCGGGATCGCAAGGGCTACCACGTCGAATACGGCTACTCGTGCATGGGTTACGAGATCGCAGGCGGTATCGGCGTTCGGATGGCGGCGCCCGACCGCGACGTGTTCATCATGGTCGGTGACGGCTCGTACCTCATGATGGCCACCGAGCTGGTCACCGCGGTGCAGGAGAGCGTCAAGGTCATCCCGGTGCTGGTGCAGAACCACGGATTCGCTTCGATCGGTGGGCTTTCCGAATCCGTCGGCTCCCAGCGGTTCGGCACCGCGTACCGATACCGCAGCCCCGATGGGCGACTCGACGGCGCCAAGCTCCCGGTGGATCTGGCCGCCAACGCCGCGAGCCTGGGCGCCGACGTCATCAAGGTCAGCACGGCAGCCGAGTTCGCCGACGCGGTCAAGGTCGCCAAGGCCGCCGAACGCACGACGGTGATCCACGTCGAAACCGACCCGATGGTCTTCGCACCCGACAGCCACTCGTGGTGGGATGTCCCGGTCAGTGAAGTGTCCAGCCTGGAGTCGACCCGGGCCGCCTACGAACGATACGCGGACTGGAAGAAAGTCCAACGCCCCCTTGTCAATCCGTCAGATCGCTAA
- a CDS encoding GntR family transcriptional regulator, producing the protein MTPTLSVELDRSSPIPLYFQVAQVFEKAILDGQLKPGDRFENELALASRLNLSRPTTRRAIQELVDKGLLVRKRGVGTQVVQTPVHRPVELTSLYDDLARAGQEPATRVLEYTVGPAPDEIAERLNLEPGSEVVTMRRLRTSGGQPLALMTNHLPAAIAPDRDELERSGLYQSLRSRGVHIRLARQRIGAKAADRDEAKLLDEKPKAPLLVMERTAFDDSGRIVEYGSHAYRASRYYFDTTLVDR; encoded by the coding sequence GTGACCCCGACGTTGTCCGTCGAGCTCGACCGTTCGAGTCCCATACCGCTGTACTTCCAGGTTGCGCAGGTGTTCGAAAAGGCAATCCTGGACGGACAACTCAAGCCGGGTGACCGTTTCGAGAACGAACTGGCGCTGGCCAGCCGGCTCAACCTGTCGCGCCCCACCACGCGCCGCGCGATCCAGGAACTCGTCGACAAGGGACTGCTCGTGCGCAAACGCGGCGTCGGCACCCAGGTGGTCCAGACCCCGGTGCACCGCCCCGTCGAGCTCACGAGCCTGTATGACGACCTGGCGCGGGCGGGCCAGGAGCCTGCCACCCGGGTGCTCGAATACACGGTGGGGCCGGCGCCCGACGAGATCGCCGAACGGCTGAACCTTGAGCCGGGCAGTGAAGTGGTCACGATGCGCCGGCTGCGCACGTCGGGTGGCCAGCCGTTGGCCCTCATGACGAACCACCTGCCCGCGGCCATCGCTCCGGATCGCGATGAGCTCGAACGGTCCGGTCTCTACCAGTCGCTGCGCTCGCGCGGCGTCCACATCCGGCTGGCCCGGCAGCGTATCGGTGCCAAGGCTGCCGATCGCGACGAGGCCAAACTGCTCGACGAGAAGCCGAAGGCGCCACTGCTGGTCATGGAACGTACCGCGTTCGACGACTCTGGGCGCATCGTCGAGTATGGCAGCCATGCCTACCGTGCCTCGCGGTACTACTTCGACACCACGCTGGTCGACCGCTAG
- the iolC gene encoding 5-dehydro-2-deoxygluconokinase yields the protein MTDNANQPFDVIAIGRSGVDVYPLQVGVGLEQVQSFGKFLGGSAANVAVAAARLGNRTALISGAGDDPFGRFVRDELARLGVDNRFVSTHGEYPTPVTFCEIFPPDDFPLYFYRKPSAPDLQIQPDEIDVDAVRGARLYWSTVTGLSEEPSRSAHFAAWAARSRAPLTVLDLDYRPMFWESPAAATEQVQRALQHVTVAVGNREECEIAVGESNPRKAADALLDLGVELAIVKQGPRGVLGKTKHSSVTVPPNEVDVINGLGAGDAFGGSLIHGLLHDWPLEKTLRYANAAGAIVASRLECSTAMPTAAEVADLAEQTAVEAVNV from the coding sequence GTGACCGACAACGCCAACCAGCCTTTCGACGTCATCGCCATCGGACGCAGTGGCGTCGACGTGTACCCACTACAGGTCGGGGTGGGACTCGAGCAGGTGCAGTCGTTCGGGAAGTTCCTCGGTGGCAGCGCCGCCAACGTCGCTGTCGCCGCTGCGCGGTTGGGCAATCGCACCGCATTGATCTCCGGCGCGGGCGATGACCCGTTCGGCCGGTTCGTGCGCGACGAACTCGCCCGGCTTGGCGTCGACAATCGGTTCGTCAGTACACACGGCGAGTACCCCACTCCGGTGACGTTCTGCGAGATCTTCCCACCCGACGACTTCCCGCTGTACTTCTACCGCAAGCCCTCTGCCCCGGACCTGCAGATCCAGCCCGACGAGATCGACGTCGACGCCGTGCGCGGCGCTCGCCTGTACTGGTCTACCGTGACCGGTCTGTCCGAAGAGCCCAGCCGCAGCGCGCATTTCGCAGCGTGGGCTGCCCGCTCGCGGGCCCCGCTGACGGTCTTGGACCTCGACTACCGACCGATGTTCTGGGAATCCCCCGCCGCAGCCACCGAACAGGTTCAGCGTGCCCTGCAGCACGTCACCGTCGCGGTGGGCAACCGCGAGGAATGCGAGATCGCCGTCGGAGAGTCCAATCCCCGCAAGGCCGCCGACGCCCTGCTGGACCTCGGGGTCGAGCTCGCGATCGTCAAGCAGGGGCCGCGCGGCGTGCTCGGCAAGACCAAGCACAGCTCGGTCACCGTGCCGCCCAACGAGGTCGATGTCATCAACGGGCTCGGTGCCGGTGATGCGTTCGGTGGCAGTCTGATTCACGGGCTCCTGCACGACTGGCCGTTGGAGAAGACCCTGCGCTACGCCAATGCCGCGGGAGCCATCGTCGCGTCCCGTCTCGAATGCTCGACGGCCATGCCGACAGCGGCCGAGGTTGCCGATCTTGCCGAACAAACCGCCGTGGAGGCCGTCAATGTCTAA
- a CDS encoding Gfo/Idh/MocA family protein codes for MSDLRIAVLGVGIMGADHVDRLSSRISGARVTVVNDFLTERAEAVAADIPGCRVISDPLDAIADPDVDAVVLATPGPTHDKQLLACLDHGKPVLCEKPLTTDVESSLEVVKREAELGKRLIQVGFMRRFDEEYSQLKSLLDAGEFGTPLLLHCVHRNPAVPPSFDSSMIVKDSLVHEVDVTRFLFDEEITSIQILKPATNPGAPEGIQDPQIAILRTASGKHVDVELFVTTGVAYEVRTELVGETGSALIGLDIGLIRKGASHGRSGSATWGGQITPGFRERFGRAYDIEFQRWVDAVRSGADSGNYVDGPAAWDGYAAAAVCAAGVESLRSGERVDVQMVARDSIPGA; via the coding sequence ATGTCCGACCTCCGTATCGCCGTGCTCGGGGTAGGCATCATGGGTGCCGACCACGTCGACCGGCTGTCGTCCCGCATCTCCGGTGCCCGGGTGACGGTGGTGAACGACTTCCTCACCGAGAGGGCCGAAGCCGTCGCCGCCGATATCCCCGGTTGCCGGGTCATCAGCGACCCACTCGACGCGATCGCCGATCCCGATGTCGACGCCGTGGTGCTCGCGACGCCCGGACCGACTCACGACAAGCAACTGCTCGCCTGCCTGGACCACGGCAAGCCCGTGCTGTGCGAGAAGCCGCTGACCACCGATGTCGAATCGTCCCTCGAGGTGGTCAAACGCGAGGCCGAGCTCGGCAAGCGCCTGATCCAGGTCGGTTTCATGCGTCGCTTCGACGAGGAGTACAGCCAGCTCAAATCCCTGCTGGACGCGGGCGAGTTCGGCACACCGTTGCTGTTGCACTGCGTGCACCGCAATCCCGCCGTGCCGCCGAGCTTCGACAGCTCGATGATCGTCAAGGACTCTCTGGTCCACGAGGTGGACGTGACACGATTTCTGTTCGACGAGGAGATCACGTCGATCCAGATCCTCAAGCCCGCCACGAATCCCGGTGCACCCGAAGGAATTCAAGATCCTCAGATCGCGATCCTGCGGACCGCGTCGGGCAAGCATGTCGACGTCGAGTTGTTCGTGACCACCGGCGTGGCGTACGAGGTCCGCACCGAACTGGTCGGCGAAACGGGTTCTGCGCTCATCGGTCTGGACATCGGGCTGATCCGCAAGGGAGCGTCCCACGGACGATCAGGATCGGCGACGTGGGGCGGCCAGATCACTCCCGGGTTCCGGGAGCGCTTCGGCCGCGCGTACGACATCGAGTTCCAGCGGTGGGTCGACGCGGTGCGCTCGGGCGCCGACAGCGGAAATTACGTGGACGGCCCCGCCGCGTGGGATGGGTATGCGGCCGCGGCGGTGTGTGCCGCAGGCGTCGAATCGCTGCGCAGCGGTGAGCGCGTCGACGTGCAGATGGTGGCCCGCGACTCCATCCCCGGCGCTTGA